The proteins below are encoded in one region of Paenibacillus albus:
- a CDS encoding AraC family transcriptional regulator: protein MSSEPLLTFLSPPLPYFIESNRTTYQPGGEHPNRRNIGVFDLLFVHSGKLYIGEESQQWEVGPGQMLILRPDKWHYPTKPCTEETVFDWVHFQTAGPWEELSDMNCGTLRGDYYSYAIRLPKTMSFSYPAEVIALFGKLHEAALGTSHAAFWQRQQWFLHLLQLFDEGWRSDAAKAPIAVAEEAAAYLKMHFRTTVTNGKLGEVLGLHPNYIARCMSDVFDCTPQQYLLSYRMDQAKLMLMKTNWPISRIADETGFKQTPHFSRSFAEHVGITPLSYRKRFTGSTSVKHADVREDVE from the coding sequence GTGTCATCGGAACCTTTACTTACATTTCTATCTCCACCGCTTCCGTATTTTATCGAGTCTAACCGAACTACATATCAGCCGGGCGGCGAGCATCCGAATCGCCGGAATATCGGCGTGTTCGATCTATTATTCGTTCATAGTGGAAAGCTGTATATTGGCGAGGAGTCGCAACAATGGGAAGTCGGCCCGGGCCAGATGCTTATTCTGAGGCCGGACAAATGGCATTATCCCACAAAGCCTTGCACAGAGGAAACGGTGTTCGATTGGGTTCATTTCCAAACCGCGGGACCGTGGGAAGAGCTAAGTGATATGAACTGCGGCACACTCCGCGGAGATTATTATTCATATGCGATCAGACTGCCGAAGACGATGTCTTTCTCGTACCCGGCAGAAGTCATTGCGCTGTTCGGGAAGCTGCATGAAGCCGCCCTTGGCACGTCGCATGCCGCGTTCTGGCAGCGTCAGCAATGGTTCTTGCATCTGCTGCAGCTCTTCGATGAAGGGTGGCGTAGCGACGCGGCCAAAGCGCCGATCGCGGTCGCGGAAGAAGCGGCTGCTTACTTGAAGATGCACTTCCGGACAACGGTGACCAACGGCAAGCTAGGCGAGGTGCTGGGACTTCATCCGAACTATATTGCGCGCTGCATGAGCGATGTGTTCGACTGTACGCCGCAGCAATATTTGCTTTCCTATCGGATGGACCAGGCGAAGCTCATGCTGATGAAGACGAATTGGCCGATTTCGCGTATAGCGGATGAGACTGGATTCAAGCAGACGCCGCATTTCTCTCGTTCGTTCGCGGAGCATGTCGGCATTACGCCGCTGTCTTACCGTAAACGGTTTACAGGCAGCACGAGTGTCAAGCACGCTGACGTGCGCGAGGATGTGGAATAG
- a CDS encoding DUF4178 domain-containing protein: MGLFKRIKNIMAKPEPPRVEKSMLTIGPGDVCEVSLVTYQVVGRLHNRQRNIVVLTLQDGSAISYLTIEERERTEFALYAPIDGRLDSVEEVPTELELDGRMFYLEEQYSGLVVTTGRTPFVQGGEQYVWQFQSDDMKLLRIEWQDGRFMLYEGEDVLSADVRVLRGS, from the coding sequence ATGGGTTTATTCAAACGGATTAAAAATATTATGGCGAAGCCGGAGCCGCCGCGTGTAGAGAAGAGCATGCTGACGATCGGACCTGGAGACGTGTGCGAAGTGTCGCTTGTTACCTACCAAGTCGTAGGCCGACTGCATAACCGCCAGAGGAACATCGTTGTGCTTACTTTGCAGGATGGATCAGCAATCAGCTACTTGACCATTGAGGAGCGGGAACGGACGGAGTTCGCGCTGTATGCGCCAATTGATGGCAGGCTCGATTCCGTTGAGGAAGTGCCGACAGAGCTTGAGTTAGATGGCCGGATGTTTTATCTGGAGGAGCAATATTCGGGCTTGGTCGTGACGACAGGCCGGACGCCGTTCGTGCAGGGCGGCGAGCAATATGTGTGGCAGTTTCAGTCCGATGATATGAAGCTGCTGCGCATTGAGTGGCAAGACGGGCGGTTCATGCTGTATGAAGGTGAAGATGTATTGTCAGCCGATGTGCGCGTTCTCCGCGGCAGTTAG
- a CDS encoding DUF4247 domain-containing protein yields MRIHRSYLIKILLVISLIFPLLAACGITDTIQEKYPLESVNGSGSQTSYVYRAAGVSVPDVAKALVEESKPQQQSPEKTDHMFLVYSDKIIHLQQDTKKPEDTLIEVDSKEYVRNNYSSSFLQGYLVASLLGDLFDNGRYGQGSYRGYDDRDKYKPKSGNYHAPTTQEKKAIPPMTVNRTGSIFKRSKNADTSRVGEGGLFNKAPPKSSGSITRGSDNDKKSSSFMPPKKSKPKTRVGFGRVKRRR; encoded by the coding sequence GTGCGAATTCATCGTTCTTATTTGATCAAAATATTGCTTGTTATCTCGCTGATCTTCCCTCTGCTTGCCGCTTGCGGCATCACGGATACGATTCAAGAGAAATATCCGCTCGAATCGGTGAACGGAAGCGGCTCGCAGACATCCTATGTGTACCGGGCCGCAGGAGTCAGCGTTCCGGATGTGGCGAAGGCGCTTGTCGAAGAGTCGAAGCCGCAGCAGCAATCACCCGAGAAGACGGATCATATGTTCCTTGTCTACTCGGACAAAATCATCCATCTGCAGCAGGATACGAAGAAGCCTGAGGATACGCTTATCGAGGTCGATTCCAAGGAGTATGTTCGCAACAATTACAGCTCCAGCTTCCTTCAAGGGTATTTGGTTGCAAGCCTGCTTGGCGATTTGTTCGATAATGGCCGCTACGGGCAAGGCAGCTACCGTGGTTATGACGACCGCGACAAGTACAAGCCGAAGAGCGGCAATTACCACGCTCCGACGACGCAGGAGAAGAAAGCTATTCCGCCGATGACGGTCAACCGGACCGGTTCCATCTTCAAGCGTTCGAAGAATGCGGATACAAGCCGGGTGGGTGAGGGCGGCCTGTTCAATAAAGCGCCCCCCAAATCCTCCGGTTCGATTACGCGAGGCTCGGACAATGACAAGAAATCAAGCTCGTTCATGCCGCCGAAGAAGTCGAAGCCGAAGACCAGAGTTGGATTCGGACGCGTCAAGCGGCGCAGATAG
- a CDS encoding DUF350 domain-containing protein: protein MTLDEMLGILVWTGAGAVLLVVLMAIDSFFTRYKDLEEIKKGNVAVTSRFVMKLLAQAYILAQSISSSDHLGDALLASVISFVILLLIESLVEVALRSTVSLDLGEGTKEGKMSHALLAGSLHVAGALVIGSCL from the coding sequence ATGACATTAGATGAGATGCTAGGAATTCTGGTATGGACAGGCGCAGGTGCGGTGCTGCTGGTCGTGCTGATGGCGATCGATTCCTTTTTTACGCGGTACAAGGATTTGGAAGAAATCAAGAAGGGGAATGTGGCGGTGACGAGCCGGTTCGTTATGAAGCTGCTTGCACAAGCCTATATTCTGGCACAATCCATCTCTAGCTCGGATCATCTTGGCGATGCGCTGCTCGCATCGGTCATTTCCTTCGTCATCCTGCTGCTCATTGAGAGCTTGGTTGAAGTCGCGCTTAGATCGACGGTCTCCCTTGACCTCGGCGAAGGCACGAAGGAAGGCAAGATGTCGCATGCGCTGCTTGCAGGCTCTCTGCATGTCGCTGGGGCGCTCGTTATCGGTTCGTGTCTATAA
- the lplT gene encoding lysophospholipid transporter LplT — MKRLLSPLNTVVLTQFLSAFADNLNFFLIVGMVKRQGVDNPDIAVNYIQIAFLCAYVFLAPIVGAFADKKAKSHVLLLGNILKAIGIAMLLFHLPPALCYMFVGIGAVVYSPGKYGILTELTSTEDELLRANAKVEGSTILAILLGTVAGGFLAENSDMPAIITCLGVYLVSLFMTFIIPARAGDKTIKYGQEAMQFLRDVSLLFRNPRARFSLIGTGSFWLTAAVLRIALIAWLPLNLGIEDTDQQSMMIGITAIGVVFSAFLTPRFVPAGKLHRAFYFGLFMVASVMVASFTYVLWLTIVLLFLIGLFGGIFVIPLNTMLQEEGKSLIGSGKTIAVQNFSENILTVTGLCIYLTLSQMHVSVNGSVIGIGLVLLLFILFLATQLSSIRGRGGESASLQEQRQQ, encoded by the coding sequence ATGAAACGGTTATTATCACCGCTGAATACGGTGGTGCTCACGCAGTTTTTAAGCGCGTTCGCGGATAATTTGAACTTCTTCCTCATTGTAGGGATGGTCAAGCGTCAGGGAGTCGATAACCCTGATATCGCGGTCAATTACATACAAATCGCCTTCTTATGCGCGTATGTATTTCTTGCTCCGATTGTCGGCGCTTTCGCTGATAAGAAAGCGAAATCGCATGTGCTGCTGCTCGGGAATATTTTGAAGGCCATCGGAATTGCGATGCTGCTGTTCCATCTGCCACCTGCGCTGTGCTACATGTTCGTCGGGATCGGTGCGGTCGTCTACTCGCCAGGCAAGTACGGTATTCTGACCGAACTTACTTCTACAGAGGATGAGCTTCTTCGGGCGAATGCGAAAGTGGAAGGCTCTACGATACTCGCGATTCTCCTTGGTACTGTCGCAGGGGGCTTCTTGGCGGAAAATTCCGACATGCCGGCGATTATCACTTGTCTCGGCGTCTATCTGGTGTCGCTCTTCATGACGTTCATCATTCCGGCAAGAGCAGGCGATAAGACGATTAAGTATGGGCAGGAAGCCATGCAATTTCTGCGCGATGTCTCGCTGCTGTTCCGCAATCCGCGTGCGCGTTTCTCGTTGATTGGCACCGGTTCATTCTGGCTGACCGCTGCTGTGCTGCGTATTGCGCTGATCGCGTGGCTGCCGCTGAACCTTGGCATTGAAGATACAGACCAACAGTCGATGATGATTGGCATCACGGCAATCGGCGTTGTCTTCAGCGCCTTCTTGACGCCGCGCTTCGTGCCTGCAGGCAAGCTTCATCGAGCATTTTATTTCGGGCTATTCATGGTGGCATCGGTGATGGTGGCATCGTTCACGTACGTGCTTTGGCTGACGATTGTCCTTCTCTTCCTAATTGGCCTGTTCGGCGGCATCTTCGTTATACCGCTTAATACAATGCTTCAAGAGGAAGGGAAGTCGCTTATCGGCTCCGGTAAAACGATTGCCGTTCAAAACTTCAGCGAGAACATTCTTACGGTCACCGGATTGTGCATCTATTTGACGCTAAGCCAGATGCATGTATCCGTGAATGGCTCCGTAATCGGCATCGGTCTGGTGCTGCTTTTGTTTATTCTCTTCTTGGCGACGCAGCTTTCCAGTATTAGGGGAAGAGGCGGCGAGAGTGCCTCCCTGCAGGAGCAGAGGCAACAATAA
- a CDS encoding PspA/IM30 family protein encodes MSVFKRLRDLTLSNVYSLIEKAEDPVKLTDQYIRDMQEDLEDAEKAVASQIAIEKKFKQLYEEQDALVTKREEQAHTAASLQNIELARRALEEKRAAEQKRNEYKASFDQNKAAADNLRAKLTEMRGQLTEMKNKRETLVARYQAAKAQADINKSMAGFSSDTAMAGLKRMEEKMLHAEAMAEASNEMNSKAKSLDDEFEALGKNKEVDDELAALMKKYENKE; translated from the coding sequence ATGTCAGTATTCAAACGATTGCGAGATCTTACCTTGTCGAACGTATATTCTTTAATTGAAAAAGCAGAGGATCCGGTTAAACTAACCGACCAGTACATCCGCGATATGCAGGAAGATCTTGAGGACGCAGAGAAAGCAGTCGCTTCGCAAATTGCCATCGAGAAGAAGTTCAAACAATTGTATGAGGAGCAAGACGCACTCGTAACGAAGCGTGAAGAACAAGCTCATACGGCTGCATCCCTTCAGAACATCGAGCTTGCACGCCGTGCGCTGGAAGAGAAGAGAGCAGCCGAGCAGAAGCGTAACGAGTACAAGGCAAGCTTCGATCAGAATAAAGCGGCTGCCGACAATCTTCGTGCGAAGCTCACAGAAATGCGCGGTCAGCTGACCGAGATGAAGAACAAGCGCGAGACGCTTGTGGCGCGTTACCAGGCTGCGAAGGCACAAGCGGATATTAACAAGTCGATGGCAGGATTCAGCTCCGATACGGCGATGGCTGGCCTGAAGCGCATGGAAGAGAAGATGCTGCATGCTGAGGCGATGGCAGAGGCGAGCAATGAAATGAACAGCAAGGCCAAATCGCTTGACGATGAATTCGAAGCGCTCGGCAAGAACAAGGAAGTCGACGACGAGCTTGCTGCGCTGATGAAGAAATACGAGAACAAAGAGTAA